From Parafrankia irregularis, the proteins below share one genomic window:
- a CDS encoding LysR family transcriptional regulator → MELQQMRYVIAVAETNSFTRAAQRCLVVQSALSHQIARLEKELGARLFERTSRRVRLTAAGAAFLPAARQCLDAAERAAAEVAAAVGEVRGRLALGLIPTVAAVDIPTVLKEFHQRHPKARISLSVGASDELVERVRQGEIEVAFLGIPVTARPRGVMARELARERLVAVVSPDHPLAGETSVDLRRLSSEVFVDLPAKTAGRAQSDLAFDAAGLTREVAFEVTNADYLARLVGAGLGVALLPPAYVAGLAGMATIEVTDAPARTEYVIWGREGRTPAAAAFLDLLGIEEE, encoded by the coding sequence ATGGAGCTCCAGCAGATGCGTTACGTGATCGCCGTGGCCGAGACGAACAGCTTTACGAGGGCGGCCCAGCGCTGCCTGGTGGTGCAGTCCGCACTCAGCCACCAGATCGCGCGCCTGGAGAAAGAACTGGGTGCGAGGCTCTTCGAACGCACCAGTCGCCGGGTCCGGCTGACCGCGGCGGGCGCGGCCTTCCTGCCCGCTGCCCGCCAGTGCCTGGACGCGGCGGAGCGGGCCGCCGCCGAAGTCGCGGCGGCCGTCGGGGAGGTGCGCGGACGCCTCGCGCTGGGGCTGATCCCCACCGTCGCCGCCGTGGACATTCCCACCGTCCTCAAAGAGTTCCACCAGCGCCATCCGAAGGCCCGGATCAGCCTCAGCGTGGGAGCGAGCGACGAGCTCGTCGAGCGGGTCAGGCAGGGCGAGATCGAGGTGGCCTTCCTCGGCATCCCGGTCACGGCCCGCCCCCGGGGCGTCATGGCCCGGGAGCTGGCCCGGGAACGGCTGGTCGCCGTGGTCTCCCCAGACCACCCGCTCGCCGGCGAGACTTCGGTCGACCTCCGCCGGCTGTCCTCGGAGGTGTTCGTGGACCTCCCGGCGAAGACCGCCGGCCGGGCCCAGTCCGATCTGGCCTTCGACGCCGCCGGTCTCACCCGCGAGGTCGCCTTCGAGGTAACCAACGCGGATTACCTGGCCCGTCTGGTCGGCGCGGGCCTGGGCGTGGCCCTGCTCCCGCCCGCGTACGTCGCGGGCCTTGCCGGTATGGCCACGATCGAGGTCACGGACGCACCGGCCCGCACCGAGTACGTGATCTGGGGCCGGGAAGGCCGCACCCCGGCGGCCGCCGCCTTCCTGGACCTGTTGGGCATTGAGGAGGAGTGA
- a CDS encoding nucleotidyltransferase family protein → MSDPHWRIATSQVGSDAATRPERSVPAAAEREQAVGAGRERDIAHIVAAAQTLLLDARAAQIITILTDAGVGTILLKGPVTTRRLYPGVPRPRRDTDLLVHPATFATAAEVLVRQGYRPMDPAIHAQTFVRGAGETVDLHWTLPIATATPAEIWAALSAHLIDFDLQGHAVNAYDPAAHACHLAIHAIQAPTKRENAGRDLERAVDTFPLPVWADAHDLARQIGAEPALTTALRLSSPAAASLADALGLPRRIPFAQRLWLAEDAAGLIGATRLLRLAPASQRRALLRRWLRPTRAEMAAAAHRPDIAAATPTGLPPGLRLVLFRIRQVGWLLRTLVRAAESNRTGPRAQRCGSRGYRSQPSAPQPSALWVDASRVSAPDSERQPDDPAFPRRNGRPG, encoded by the coding sequence GTGTCGGACCCGCACTGGCGCATCGCCACGAGTCAGGTAGGAAGCGATGCTGCGACCCGCCCCGAGCGGTCGGTGCCGGCCGCGGCGGAGCGGGAACAGGCCGTCGGTGCCGGCCGGGAGCGGGACATCGCCCACATCGTGGCCGCCGCTCAGACGTTGTTGCTGGACGCCCGCGCCGCCCAGATCATCACCATCCTCACCGACGCGGGCGTGGGCACGATCCTGCTCAAGGGTCCGGTCACCACCCGCCGCCTGTACCCCGGTGTCCCACGACCACGGCGCGACACCGACCTGCTCGTCCACCCGGCCACGTTCGCGACGGCCGCGGAGGTCCTGGTGCGGCAGGGGTATCGACCGATGGACCCGGCAATCCACGCCCAGACTTTCGTGCGCGGCGCCGGGGAGACCGTTGATCTGCATTGGACGTTGCCGATCGCGACCGCGACGCCTGCGGAGATCTGGGCGGCCCTGAGCGCCCACCTGATCGACTTTGACCTGCAGGGCCACGCCGTCAACGCCTACGACCCCGCGGCGCACGCCTGCCACCTCGCGATCCACGCCATCCAGGCGCCGACGAAGCGGGAGAACGCCGGGCGCGACCTCGAACGCGCCGTCGACACCTTCCCGCTTCCCGTCTGGGCGGACGCGCATGACCTGGCCCGGCAGATCGGCGCCGAACCGGCGCTGACGACGGCCCTGCGTCTGAGCTCCCCGGCCGCGGCCAGCCTCGCCGACGCTCTCGGACTACCCCGGCGGATCCCGTTCGCGCAGCGGCTATGGCTCGCCGAGGACGCGGCGGGGCTGATCGGCGCGACCCGACTGCTGCGTCTCGCCCCCGCGTCGCAACGCCGGGCGCTGCTGCGCCGCTGGCTCCGGCCGACCCGAGCCGAGATGGCGGCCGCGGCGCACCGGCCCGATATTGCCGCGGCAACACCCACCGGGCTGCCCCCCGGCCTGCGGCTGGTCCTGTTCCGCATCCGGCAGGTCGGGTGGCTCCTCCGTACCCTCGTGCGGGCGGCCGAGAGCAACCGGACCGGACCTCGCGCCCAGCGATGCGGCAGCCGGGGATACCGAAGCCAGCCCAGCGCTCCCCAGCCCAGTGCTCTCTGGGTCGATGCGTCCCGGGTCAGTGCTCCGGACTCAGAGCGCCAGCCCGATGATCCAGCATTCCCACGACGCAACGGGCGCCCGGGATAA
- a CDS encoding type II toxin-antitoxin system death-on-curing family toxin — translation MIYLTLRELLYIAERAIGSEPVVRDHGLLESALARPRATVFGRDAYPTPDGKAAALLHSLARNHALVDGNKRLALAGLIAFYGVNGRRLTLTNDEAYDLVVRIASGVLDSVEDITKILEGATRSRR, via the coding sequence ATGATCTACCTGACGCTTCGCGAACTGCTGTACATCGCCGAGCGTGCCATCGGCTCCGAGCCGGTGGTCAGGGACCATGGCCTGCTTGAATCCGCTCTCGCGCGCCCGCGGGCGACGGTGTTCGGCCGTGACGCCTATCCCACTCCTGACGGCAAGGCCGCCGCGCTCCTGCATTCGCTGGCTCGCAACCATGCCCTCGTCGATGGGAACAAGCGGCTCGCTCTCGCCGGTCTGATCGCCTTCTACGGTGTCAACGGCCGCCGCCTGACGCTGACCAACGACGAGGCCTACGACCTCGTGGTGAGAATCGCCTCCGGCGTCCTCGATTCCGTCGAGGACATCACCAAGATCCTTGAAGGGGCGACCCGGAGTCGTCGGTGA
- a CDS encoding endonuclease domain-containing protein: protein MRPGSLWSRRLPTAWLDLPPELAWSSGPLVDVPLRRHLGDGTVATAAGIAFRSVTSRRDRDRRPPVVPVLLLPMRRDQATDDKVAVTCGTGQVAVLAGPEGRGWSGLVGQEARAGRVVSGWLTLSRVSRDEYAPLRLWLSAPLRASPSGRPVDLSSVRWPSPGRRENLAQQVASFPHPRSGSFPDPEVLRANIVQTVHGRSATTHRSRLSNYAEGILSGAYGHGSQHPPKIYPRERRLWFYLRQMPVQWIPQVPIGGRRMDLFCPEPKTCVEIDGTSHLSERSRADDACRDQELKRMQISTIRVTNGEVDADPIAVAERIGRQLAKRKNGPLLRGWRCSPLQYSPYLPPSLSYLGGTSAV from the coding sequence ATGAGACCCGGTTCTCTCTGGTCCCGACGCCTTCCGACCGCATGGCTTGACCTGCCCCCAGAGCTGGCGTGGTCGTCCGGGCCGCTGGTCGATGTGCCGCTTCGTCGCCACCTCGGCGACGGAACGGTCGCCACGGCGGCAGGTATCGCCTTCCGATCCGTCACATCTCGACGCGACCGTGATCGGCGACCTCCGGTCGTGCCGGTGCTCCTACTTCCGATGAGGAGGGATCAGGCGACGGACGACAAGGTCGCCGTCACCTGCGGAACCGGTCAGGTCGCCGTGCTGGCTGGGCCGGAGGGGCGGGGTTGGTCCGGCCTCGTTGGTCAGGAAGCCCGCGCGGGCCGGGTCGTCTCCGGGTGGCTGACGCTGTCCCGCGTGAGCCGGGACGAATACGCGCCCCTGCGGTTATGGCTGTCGGCACCCCTGCGGGCGTCACCGTCCGGCCGGCCTGTCGACCTCTCATCCGTACGCTGGCCGAGCCCTGGACGTCGTGAGAATCTGGCGCAACAGGTCGCGTCCTTTCCCCACCCTCGCTCGGGTTCCTTTCCCGACCCTGAGGTCCTGCGGGCAAACATCGTCCAAACCGTCCATGGTCGCAGCGCCACCACCCACAGATCTCGCCTCAGCAACTACGCGGAGGGTATTCTTTCCGGCGCATACGGGCACGGCTCCCAGCACCCGCCGAAGATTTATCCGCGGGAACGTCGATTGTGGTTCTATCTCCGCCAGATGCCAGTCCAGTGGATCCCCCAGGTTCCGATCGGAGGCCGGCGGATGGATCTGTTCTGCCCCGAGCCGAAAACCTGCGTGGAGATCGACGGAACCTCTCACCTGTCAGAGCGCTCCCGTGCCGATGACGCGTGCCGCGACCAGGAGCTCAAGCGAATGCAGATCAGTACCATTCGCGTCACCAACGGCGAGGTGGACGCGGACCCGATCGCCGTGGCCGAACGCATCGGCCGGCAGCTCGCGAAGCGGAAGAACGGTCCGCTACTGAGGGGCTGGAGATGCAGTCCTCTCCAGTACTCCCCATACCTGCCGCCCAGCCTGAGCTACCTCGGCGGGACCAGCGCGGTGTAG
- a CDS encoding type II toxin-antitoxin system PemK/MazF family toxin, translating to MERGEVWWVDFDERRPVVLLSGEEPGGFRAIQVVAPANIEISGVAVEVAVGAPEGLPLGGVLRVALPRPGLVPCTWLVTLTRADLIEKAGSLSPAKLGEIDEALRLSGLEQVDAAGADG from the coding sequence ATGGAACGCGGCGAAGTCTGGTGGGTGGACTTCGATGAGCGGCGGCCGGTCGTTCTGCTCTCGGGAGAGGAGCCCGGTGGGTTTCGGGCCATACAGGTCGTCGCTCCAGCGAACATCGAGATCAGCGGCGTGGCTGTCGAGGTGGCAGTAGGCGCCCCCGAGGGCCTGCCCCTGGGCGGTGTCCTGCGAGTCGCGCTCCCACGCCCAGGCCTCGTTCCTTGCACGTGGCTGGTCACCCTGACCAGAGCAGACCTGATCGAGAAGGCCGGAAGCCTGTCGCCCGCGAAGCTCGGCGAGATCGACGAAGCTCTCCGTCTCAGTGGCCTGGAGCAGGTGGACGCTGCGGGAGCCGATGGTTGA
- a CDS encoding PqqD family protein: protein MTESGSHGSTADPPDQAAPASSAAPAPLDMIEVRRDVLAADLGEEIVLLHPEDGSYFALNETGARLWRLLGDGPVAEDVVAVRVAGELAAGWTVDQPTAKADARALLAALVERGLVTRVRP, encoded by the coding sequence ATGACCGAATCCGGGAGCCACGGCTCGACCGCGGACCCGCCGGACCAGGCGGCCCCGGCATCCTCCGCCGCCCCCGCCCCACTGGACATGATCGAGGTCCGGCGGGACGTCCTCGCCGCGGACCTGGGCGAGGAGATCGTCCTCCTGCACCCCGAGGACGGGTCCTACTTCGCGCTGAACGAGACCGGCGCCCGGCTGTGGCGGCTGCTCGGTGATGGTCCGGTTGCCGAGGACGTGGTGGCCGTTCGGGTCGCCGGCGAGTTGGCCGCCGGGTGGACCGTTGACCAGCCCACCGCCAAGGCGGACGCTCGGGCGCTGCTCGCCGCGCTGGTCGAGCGCGGCCTGGTCACCCGCGTCCGGCCGTGA
- a CDS encoding ATP-binding cassette domain-containing protein: MTVPLATLRAWWERSTMGSRRPGRRVAALAVLGLLAGAGEFLLIVLVVRLPGGDSRLGSFLPDRLTSDRAATAAAALAVTAFVAGVHVASARTATRTGVEALGWARGRLLDHYLAAPYLAQRAEPTGRLQELVLGEASQVAFGAQRAAEAVAAALNIAALTALALAISPVATGALLGVVAVTATAVRRARRHSRALAARAVAASSALAESVTETTTITAELRVFGVTASAQHLLFDQAGHAGAEFGRMQLRVALTPLLGRDLGVAMMIPALLAVLALRDLRIETLGVTIVLALRSLGQASSLVAAIHQLDERGLHLDRIDDHLRRWRDPRPPVAGVAHPGAARCQPGAGRLRMEAVAVTYPGADRPALRDIDLELRPGERLGVVGRSGAGKSTLAGVLLGLLAPDRGRVLVDGVDRSTIDPAGWFRRVATVTQQPAMITGTVAENIRFLRAGIPDAALREAALAAGLAADLARWPDGLDHPAGVHGSRVSGGQRQRIALARALAGAPDLLVLDEPSSALDAHAEQALRAALAALGPRTTVLIIAHRLSTVLDCDRLAVLDGGRMVALGSPAELAGTDGYFRDALALSEVALPSSITVSD, from the coding sequence GTGACGGTACCCTTGGCCACGTTGCGTGCCTGGTGGGAACGGTCCACGATGGGTAGCCGCCGGCCCGGGCGCAGGGTCGCGGCGCTTGCGGTTCTTGGTCTGCTCGCCGGCGCGGGGGAGTTCCTGCTCATCGTGCTGGTGGTGCGGCTGCCCGGGGGAGACAGCCGGCTCGGGTCCTTCCTGCCGGACAGGTTGACCTCGGATCGGGCGGCCACGGCCGCCGCCGCCCTCGCTGTGACGGCGTTTGTCGCCGGGGTACACGTCGCGTCGGCCCGGACGGCCACGCGCACCGGCGTCGAAGCGCTCGGCTGGGCGCGCGGCCGACTGCTGGATCACTATCTCGCCGCGCCCTACCTCGCCCAGCGCGCCGAGCCGACCGGGCGGCTGCAGGAACTGGTGCTCGGCGAGGCGTCGCAGGTCGCCTTCGGGGCGCAGCGCGCGGCCGAGGCGGTGGCGGCAGCCCTCAACATCGCGGCACTGACGGCGCTCGCCCTGGCGATCAGCCCGGTTGCCACCGGCGCCTTGCTCGGGGTCGTGGCGGTCACGGCGACGGCGGTGCGCAGGGCGCGGCGGCACAGCCGTGCCCTTGCCGCCCGGGCTGTGGCGGCATCCTCGGCGCTGGCAGAGAGCGTGACCGAGACCACTACGATCACGGCCGAACTCCGTGTCTTCGGGGTCACGGCCAGCGCGCAGCACCTCCTTTTCGACCAGGCCGGGCACGCCGGGGCGGAGTTCGGACGGATGCAGCTGCGCGTGGCACTGACGCCGCTCCTCGGCCGGGATCTCGGCGTGGCGATGATGATCCCGGCTCTGTTGGCCGTGCTGGCGCTCCGTGACCTCCGGATCGAGACCCTCGGGGTCACGATCGTGCTGGCGCTGCGCAGCCTCGGCCAGGCGTCGTCGCTGGTCGCGGCGATCCACCAGCTCGACGAACGCGGCCTGCACCTGGACCGCATCGACGACCACCTGCGGCGCTGGCGCGATCCACGACCGCCGGTGGCGGGCGTGGCCCACCCAGGTGCTGCCCGCTGCCAACCGGGTGCTGGCCGCCTGCGCATGGAGGCCGTGGCCGTGACCTACCCGGGCGCCGATCGCCCGGCGCTGCGGGATATTGACCTGGAGCTCCGCCCCGGCGAGCGGCTCGGCGTCGTCGGCCGCAGTGGCGCCGGCAAGTCCACCCTCGCCGGCGTCCTGCTCGGTCTGCTGGCCCCCGACCGGGGGCGCGTCCTCGTCGATGGCGTGGACCGGTCCACCATCGATCCGGCTGGCTGGTTTCGCCGCGTCGCGACCGTGACTCAGCAACCTGCCATGATCACCGGGACGGTGGCGGAGAACATCCGGTTCCTGCGCGCGGGCATCCCGGATGCCGCCCTGCGGGAGGCCGCGCTGGCCGCCGGGCTGGCCGCCGACCTGGCTCGCTGGCCGGACGGGCTGGACCATCCGGCGGGTGTGCACGGCTCGCGCGTCTCCGGCGGGCAGCGCCAGCGGATCGCGCTCGCCCGCGCCCTGGCCGGCGCTCCGGACCTGCTCGTCCTGGACGAGCCGAGCAGTGCCCTGGACGCCCATGCCGAGCAGGCGCTGCGGGCCGCGCTCGCGGCGCTTGGGCCGCGGACCACGGTGCTGATCATCGCGCATCGTCTTTCGACCGTGCTCGACTGCGATCGCCTGGCCGTCCTCGACGGCGGCCGGATGGTCGCGCTCGGGAGCCCCGCCGAGCTGGCGGGAACCGACGGGTACTTCCGCGACGCGCTCGCGCTGTCGGAGGTTGCTCTACCAAGTTCGATTACTGTCAGTGATTAA
- a CDS encoding asparagine synthase-related protein, producing the protein MTFCGELRLDGRPAAPETARAMLAASVVPVDPDSVRVHTDGPLTLAGAPDPALGAGADLATSPTGLFALVDGPASVENPARTEDRLAGAAASWLASTFATRDTTCLDDLLGDWLALLWDPCSTRLVLARAVLGWRRPVVYADSTRVVFGTELSHLRAAGVPFRLAETVFAETLMCTQTTVHETMIQGVQRVPGGELLDIQAGKAPQRRSFSSLLTQVPPLGSTSLAASASSLRTALDAAVTSAVLPGGAAVQLSGGLDSSTLTGIGHRLPSRRGVGARLLPVSLVFPGQPHDESAWIAAVEEHLGVTALRVEPGPYDWDRWRAWVADTAEVPPRPNAALAMQLPEPVRAEGLSVVLTGEGGDDWLKGWRYHWPDLLRAGHLAPLWRQSGPGRRPRDLARRVRLLGRAAYRPLRQGRVMPRPAFPWVRPERLKGLGLDDRWQQMVARDGTTFASHDHYGRWAVMPRRQAAPILDSLRLATAAAGIDSRHPFHDKRVVRCALTMPGSTMYAPDLTKRVMRAAAHDALPPAIGRRRGKARFDLEVLRTTEAGGGLRTLAAGPLAADGWIDLTGAESAWEHAAGLARTGGLPRVPQHSLGVFWQLVELDTWLTHAGVQG; encoded by the coding sequence ATGACGTTCTGCGGCGAGCTCCGCCTTGACGGCCGGCCGGCGGCCCCGGAGACGGCGCGCGCCATGCTCGCCGCGTCGGTTGTCCCGGTCGATCCCGATTCGGTCCGGGTGCATACCGACGGGCCGCTGACCCTCGCGGGGGCGCCGGATCCCGCCCTCGGCGCAGGCGCCGACCTCGCGACGTCCCCCACCGGACTGTTCGCGCTCGTCGACGGGCCGGCGTCGGTGGAGAACCCGGCCCGGACGGAGGACCGCCTGGCCGGTGCGGCGGCGAGCTGGCTTGCCAGCACGTTCGCCACCCGGGACACGACCTGCCTCGACGACCTGCTGGGCGACTGGTTGGCCCTGCTGTGGGACCCTTGTTCGACGCGACTGGTGCTGGCCCGCGCCGTGCTGGGCTGGCGCCGCCCGGTCGTCTACGCGGACAGCACCAGGGTGGTTTTCGGTACCGAGCTGAGCCACCTGCGTGCCGCCGGCGTCCCGTTCCGGCTGGCTGAGACCGTGTTCGCCGAGACGCTGATGTGCACCCAGACCACCGTGCACGAGACCATGATCCAGGGCGTCCAGCGCGTGCCCGGCGGCGAACTGCTCGACATCCAGGCAGGCAAGGCACCGCAGCGGCGGTCGTTCTCGTCCTTGCTGACGCAGGTGCCTCCGCTGGGCTCGACGAGTCTTGCGGCCTCGGCCAGTTCCCTGCGTACCGCCTTGGACGCGGCTGTCACGTCGGCCGTTCTCCCCGGCGGAGCGGCCGTGCAGCTTTCCGGTGGCCTCGACTCCAGCACGCTGACCGGGATCGGGCACCGACTCCCGTCCCGCCGCGGAGTGGGCGCGCGGCTGCTCCCCGTCAGCCTGGTGTTCCCGGGCCAGCCGCACGACGAGTCGGCGTGGATTGCGGCGGTGGAGGAGCACCTCGGCGTCACCGCGCTGCGGGTCGAACCGGGTCCGTACGACTGGGACCGCTGGCGAGCCTGGGTGGCCGACACCGCGGAGGTGCCACCTCGGCCGAACGCGGCGCTGGCGATGCAGTTGCCGGAGCCCGTCCGGGCCGAGGGGCTCAGCGTCGTCCTGACCGGCGAGGGGGGCGACGACTGGTTGAAGGGTTGGCGCTACCACTGGCCCGACCTGCTACGCGCCGGCCATCTGGCGCCGCTGTGGCGGCAGAGCGGCCCGGGACGCCGTCCGCGGGACCTGGCACGGCGAGTGCGGCTCCTTGGGCGGGCCGCCTACCGGCCGCTGCGTCAGGGTCGCGTCATGCCCCGCCCGGCCTTCCCCTGGGTCCGCCCGGAACGGCTGAAAGGCCTCGGCCTTGACGACCGCTGGCAGCAGATGGTGGCCCGGGACGGGACCACCTTCGCCTCTCACGACCACTACGGACGGTGGGCGGTGATGCCCCGGCGGCAGGCGGCGCCCATCCTGGACTCGCTTCGGCTGGCCACCGCGGCGGCGGGCATCGACAGCCGCCATCCCTTCCACGACAAGCGGGTCGTCCGCTGCGCCCTGACGATGCCGGGTAGCACGATGTACGCCCCTGACCTCACCAAGCGGGTGATGCGCGCCGCGGCGCACGACGCGCTTCCCCCCGCGATAGGCCGCCGTCGCGGCAAGGCACGGTTCGATCTGGAAGTCCTGCGGACGACCGAGGCCGGCGGTGGCCTGCGGACGCTCGCTGCCGGTCCGTTGGCCGCTGACGGCTGGATAGACCTGACCGGAGCGGAGAGCGCCTGGGAGCATGCCGCCGGGCTGGCCCGAACGGGTGGCCTTCCGCGGGTCCCGCAACACAGCCTGGGGGTCTTCTGGCAGCTCGTTGAGCTCGACACCTGGCTTACTCACGCCGGCGTGCAAGGGTAG
- a CDS encoding lasso peptide biosynthesis B2 protein codes for MAARRGARSVALERAVAAQLWLAAAAIEVALRVWPLPALLARAPAARSARMRWFPAGRGHLAEARLDRLAFRATTWWRGSRACLPLALLRGWLAASAGHDAAVVLGVRREVSAPFTAHAWVEVDGEVRGEPADPATAFHRIARYHLTPQHHLTPQHHPTPQHHPTPQHHLTPQPGGRP; via the coding sequence GTGGCCGCCCGGCGCGGCGCCCGGTCGGTGGCGCTGGAACGCGCCGTCGCCGCCCAGTTGTGGCTCGCGGCCGCCGCGATCGAGGTCGCGCTGCGGGTCTGGCCGTTGCCGGCCCTGCTCGCCCGGGCGCCGGCGGCCCGGTCCGCGCGGATGCGGTGGTTCCCGGCCGGCCGCGGCCACCTCGCCGAAGCCCGGCTCGACCGCCTCGCCTTCCGGGCGACCACCTGGTGGCGCGGCAGCCGGGCCTGCCTGCCGCTGGCATTGCTGCGGGGCTGGCTCGCGGCGAGCGCCGGCCACGACGCGGCGGTCGTGCTCGGGGTCCGCCGGGAGGTCTCCGCCCCGTTCACCGCGCACGCCTGGGTCGAGGTCGACGGCGAGGTGCGCGGCGAGCCCGCCGACCCGGCGACCGCGTTCCACCGCATCGCTCGCTATCACCTGACCCCACAGCATCACCTGACCCCACAGCATCACCCGACCCCACAGCATCACCCGACGCCACAGCATCACCTGACGCCACAGCCGGGAGGAAGACCATGA
- a CDS encoding EamA family transporter: MKSRQNVLTAAVTGLAPAVWGSTYLVTTELLPPDRPLLATTMRALPSGLVLLALGRRLPAGIWWWRALVLGVLNIGAFNFLLFVAAYRLPGGIAAMIMSAQPMFVVILAALFLGERIRALPALACAMGAGGVVLLVFKGTVSLDTMGVLAAVGGALCMASGITLTKRWGRPEGVSLLTFTGWQLTAGGLVLLPFWLSLEDLPDGLTGSNVFGFAYLITLGAVLSYIVWFRGLERLPAVAVSFLALGSPVVAALLGYLFKDQTLTAPQIVGIVVIFLAILLGQPRPPKKKSEETPSAAPRTTTYHLPDQPAREQERSG; this comes from the coding sequence ATGAAGAGCAGACAGAACGTACTCACGGCGGCCGTGACCGGCCTGGCGCCGGCAGTCTGGGGCAGCACCTACCTGGTGACCACCGAACTGCTGCCACCGGACCGGCCGCTCCTGGCGACCACCATGCGAGCCCTGCCCAGCGGCCTGGTCCTGTTAGCCCTCGGCCGGCGGCTTCCTGCCGGCATCTGGTGGTGGCGCGCGCTGGTGCTGGGCGTTCTGAACATCGGCGCCTTCAACTTCCTGCTCTTCGTCGCGGCCTACCGACTGCCGGGTGGCATCGCCGCCATGATCATGTCGGCGCAGCCCATGTTCGTCGTGATCCTCGCTGCACTCTTCCTCGGCGAGAGGATCAGAGCCCTCCCCGCCCTGGCCTGCGCCATGGGCGCCGGAGGCGTGGTGCTGCTCGTCTTCAAGGGCACGGTGTCCCTCGACACCATGGGAGTCCTCGCCGCAGTCGGCGGAGCGCTGTGCATGGCCTCGGGCATCACCCTGACCAAGCGGTGGGGCCGGCCCGAGGGTGTCAGCCTGCTCACGTTCACCGGGTGGCAACTCACCGCGGGCGGTCTGGTCCTGCTGCCGTTCTGGTTGTCACTGGAAGATCTTCCCGACGGTCTCACCGGTTCCAACGTCTTCGGGTTCGCCTACCTCATCACCCTGGGCGCGGTCCTGAGCTACATCGTCTGGTTCCGGGGCCTCGAACGCCTGCCGGCCGTGGCGGTCTCCTTCCTCGCGCTGGGCAGCCCGGTCGTGGCGGCGCTGCTGGGCTACCTCTTCAAGGACCAGACGCTGACCGCCCCCCAGATCGTCGGCATCGTCGTCATCTTCCTGGCGATCCTGCTCGGCCAGCCCCGCCCACCCAAGAAGAAGTCCGAGGAAACCCCCTCGGCCGCACCCCGCACCACTACCTATCACCTCCCCGACCAACCCGCTCGGGAACAGGAACGCAGCGGATAA